From Salvelinus namaycush isolate Seneca chromosome 2, SaNama_1.0, whole genome shotgun sequence, one genomic window encodes:
- the LOC120058071 gene encoding glutaminase kidney isoform, mitochondrial-like isoform X5, translating to MSLCTVDGQRHSVGDTKQPFCLQSCVKPLEYAVAIHEAGTEKVHRYVGMEPSGLKFNKLYLDEEDKPHNPMVNAGAIVISSLIKPGSNKAEKFDYVMDFIKKMAGQEYVGFSNATFQSEKETGDRNFAIGYYLKEKKCFPRGAEMIDALDFYFQLCSIEVTCESGSVMAATLAHGGICPITGERVLSAEAVRNTLSLMHSCGMYDFSGQMAFHVGLPAKSGVSGAVLLVVPNVMGVMCWSPPLDKVGNSVRGIHFCQELVSSFNFHNYDNLRHFVKKQDPRRQDGEDRNKSVVNLMFAAYSGDVSALRRFALSSMDMELKDYDSRTALHVAAAEGHVEVVRFLTDTCKVNPFVKDRWSSIPLDDALQFGHGAVVKVLQEYQVACQEQDRLPVADIIPIPPKLETVEGMV from the exons acACTCAGTAGGGGACACCAAGCAGCCCTTCTGCCTCCAGTCGTGTGTGAAGCCTCTGGAGTATGCTGTGGCCATCCACGAGGCTGGGACAGAGAAGGTACACCGCTATGTGGGGATGGAGCCCAGCGGACTCAAGTTCAACAAGCTCTACCTGGATGAGGAAG ACAAACCCCACAACCCCATGGTGAATGCTGGAGCCATTGTCATCAGCTCTCTTATCAAG CCTGGCTCAAACAAGGCAGAGAAGTTTGACTAT GTGATGGATTTTATCAAGAAGATGGCTGGTCAAGAGTACGTTGGGTTCAGCAATGCCAC gtTCCAGTCTGAAAAAGAAACAGGCGACAGAAATTTTGCAATTGGATACTACCTCAAAGAAAAGAAG TGTTTTCCCCGTGGGGCAGAAATGATTGATGCACTGGACTTCTACTTCCAG CTGTGTTCCATAGAGGTGACCTGTGAGTCTGGGAGTGTCATGGCTGCCACGCTGGCCCATGGGGGCATCTGCCCAATCACAGGCGAGCGGGTGCTGAGTGCCGAGGCCGTACGGAATACCCTGAGTCTCATGCACTCCTGCGGCATGTACGACTTCTCTGGGCAGATGGCCTTCCAT GTGGGCTTGCCTGCTAAGTCTGGGGTGTCTGGAGCAGTTCTGTTGGTGGTCCCCAACGTCATGGGAGTGATGTGTTGGTCCCCTCCGTTAGACAAGGTTGGAAACAGTGTCCGGGGAATACACTTCTGCCAG GAGCTGGTGTCTTCGTTTAACTTCCACAACTATGACAACCTAAGACACTTTGTCAAGAAGCAGGACCCTCGAAGGCAGGACGGGGAAGATAGG AACAAGTCTGTGGTGAACTTGATGTTTGCGGCCTACAGTGGAGATGTGTCAGCCCTCAGAAG GTTTGCTCTGTCATCGATGGACATGGAGCTGAAAGACTATGACTCTAGGACAGCGCTACACGTGGCTGCCGCAGAGG GTCATGTGGAAGTGGTACGGTTCCTAACAGACACCTGCAAAGTGAACCCCTTTGTGAAAGATAG GTGGAGCAGCATTCCCCTGGATGATGCCCTGCAGTTTGGCCACGGTGCCGTGGTGAAGGTCTTACAGGAGTACCAGGTGGCCTGCCAGGAACAGGACAGACTACCAGTGGCTGATATCATACCCATCCCCCCCAAACTAGAGACTGTAGAAGGCATGGTGTGA
- the LOC120058071 gene encoding glutaminase liver isoform, mitochondrial-like isoform X6 → MDFIKKMAGQEYVGFSNATFQSEKETGDRNFAIGYYLKEKKCFPRGAEMIDALDFYFQLCSIEVTCESGSVMAATLAHGGICPITGERVLSAEAVRNTLSLMHSCGMYDFSGQMAFHVGLPAKSGVSGAVLLVVPNVMGVMCWSPPLDKVGNSVRGIHFCQELVSSFNFHNYDNLRHFVKKQDPRRQDGEDRNKSVVNLMFAAYSGDVSALRRFALSSMDMELKDYDSRTALHVAAAEGHVEVVRFLTDTCKVNPFVKDRWSSIPLDDALQFGHGAVVKVLQEYQVACQEQDRLPVADIIPIPPKLETVEGMV, encoded by the exons ATGGATTTTATCAAGAAGATGGCTGGTCAAGAGTACGTTGGGTTCAGCAATGCCAC gtTCCAGTCTGAAAAAGAAACAGGCGACAGAAATTTTGCAATTGGATACTACCTCAAAGAAAAGAAG TGTTTTCCCCGTGGGGCAGAAATGATTGATGCACTGGACTTCTACTTCCAG CTGTGTTCCATAGAGGTGACCTGTGAGTCTGGGAGTGTCATGGCTGCCACGCTGGCCCATGGGGGCATCTGCCCAATCACAGGCGAGCGGGTGCTGAGTGCCGAGGCCGTACGGAATACCCTGAGTCTCATGCACTCCTGCGGCATGTACGACTTCTCTGGGCAGATGGCCTTCCAT GTGGGCTTGCCTGCTAAGTCTGGGGTGTCTGGAGCAGTTCTGTTGGTGGTCCCCAACGTCATGGGAGTGATGTGTTGGTCCCCTCCGTTAGACAAGGTTGGAAACAGTGTCCGGGGAATACACTTCTGCCAG GAGCTGGTGTCTTCGTTTAACTTCCACAACTATGACAACCTAAGACACTTTGTCAAGAAGCAGGACCCTCGAAGGCAGGACGGGGAAGATAGG AACAAGTCTGTGGTGAACTTGATGTTTGCGGCCTACAGTGGAGATGTGTCAGCCCTCAGAAG GTTTGCTCTGTCATCGATGGACATGGAGCTGAAAGACTATGACTCTAGGACAGCGCTACACGTGGCTGCCGCAGAGG GTCATGTGGAAGTGGTACGGTTCCTAACAGACACCTGCAAAGTGAACCCCTTTGTGAAAGATAG GTGGAGCAGCATTCCCCTGGATGATGCCCTGCAGTTTGGCCACGGTGCCGTGGTGAAGGTCTTACAGGAGTACCAGGTGGCCTGCCAGGAACAGGACAGACTACCAGTGGCTGATATCATACCCATCCCCCCCAAACTAGAGACTGTAGAAGGCATGGTGTGA